In one Vigna radiata var. radiata cultivar VC1973A unplaced genomic scaffold, Vradiata_ver6 scaffold_111, whole genome shotgun sequence genomic region, the following are encoded:
- the LOC106754558 gene encoding pentatricopeptide repeat-containing protein At5g65560 codes for MRFLAFLTIPRETLLLLNLTRPFSTLHPLPPDLPSHLFTLLSHPNWHHHPSLPHLLPLITPFHVSSLLHLKPSPQTALQFFNWIATKPGYKHTPFAYASLLNLLVPHGFLRPAETARISMVKAAGSPDDARFVLAFLRGMNLNCDEKFRFKLSVKCYNLMLMLLSRFELVDEMKGLYVEMLGDTVLPNMYTFNTMVNGYCKLGNLSEASVYVSEIVQAGFALDTFTYTSLILGHCRSRNVDGACCVFGLMWRKGCPRNEVSYTNLIHGLCEAGRIGEALKLFLHMEEDNCSPTVRTFTVLICALCESGRKLEAMSLFREMSGRGCEPNAHTYTVLIDSSSKERNFDEARKLLDQMLEKGLVPGVVTYNALIDGYCKVGKISEALEILGLMESNNCSPNSRTYNELICGFCEVKDIHRAMSLLNKMFERNLSPTLVTYNSLIHGQCRAGNLDSAFRLLNLVKENGLVPDQWTYSILVDTLCKRGRVEEACELFNSSQEKDLKANEVIYTALIDGYCKVGKIDEAHSLFKRMVDEECPPNSITFNVLIDNLCTQNKVQEALSLVDEMIKMNLKPTVETYTNLIVEMLKEGDINHANKTLNQMISSGCQPDVFAYTTFVHAYCSQGRLEEAENVMAKMKEEGIVPDSLAYTFLIDGYGRTQLLECSFDVLKRMFDAGCEPSHHTYAFLLKHLVKETLMTKNGCIVEGSFAPGFVSNDLIINVWKTLDFDTVSLLFKKMVEHGCKPNINTYSKLITGLCRVGRLNVALMLLNDLQEGGMSPSELIYNELLRCCCELKLYEEALSLLYDMDENGHLAHLESYKLLICGLCDEGKKAMAESVFHTLLCCQYNYDEVAWKVLIDGLLKNGYNDECSMFLKSMEKKGCQLHPQTYAMLIEGLNGT; via the coding sequence ATGAGATTTTTGGCCTTCCTCACCATCCCCAGAGAAACCCTTTTGCTCCTCAACCTCACCAGACCCTTCTCCACCCTGCACCCTCTCCCACCGGATCTCCCCTCCCACCTCTTCACCCTCCTCTCCCACCCCAACTGGCACCACCACCCTTCCCTCCCCCACTTGCTCCCTTTAATCACTCCTTTCCATGTCTCAAGCCTCCTCCACCTTAAACCCTCCCCTCAAACCGCATTGCAATTCTTCAATTGGATCGCCACCAAACCCGGTTACAAGCACACCCCTTTTGCCTATGCTTCCCTGCTCAATCTCCTGGTGCCCCATGGGTTCCTCCGGCCCGCCGAGACCGCCCGGATTTCGATGGTCAAGGCGGCTGGATCGCCGGATGACGCCAGGTTTGTGCTGGCCTTCTTGAGGGGTATGAACTTGAATTGTGATGAGAAGTTTAGGTTTAAGCTCAGTGTCAAGTGTTATAATTTGATGCTGATGTTGTTGTCAAGGTTTGAATTGGTTGATGAGATGAAGGGGCTGTATGTTGAGATGTTGGGTGACACGGTTTTACCAAATATGTATACTTTCAATACAATGGTTAATGGGTATTGTAAGTTGGGGAATTTGAGTGAGGCTAGTGTTTATGTGAGTGAGATTGTGCAGGCGGGTTTTGCGCTGGATACATTTACTTATACTTCGTTGATTTTGGGGCATTGTAGGAGTAGGAATGTGGATGGTGCTTGCTGTGTCTTTGGGCTAATGTGGCGAAAGGGGTGTCCGAGGAATGAGGTTTCGTATACGAATCTTATTCATGGGCTTTGTGAAGCAGGAAGAATTGGAGAGGCACTAAAGTTGTTCTTGCACATGGAGGAGGACAATTGCTCTCCCACTGTGAGGACGTTTACGGTTCTGATTTGTGCTTTGTGTGAGTCAGGCAGGAAATTGGAGGCCATGAGTCTTTTTAGAGAGATGAGTGGGAGAGGTTGTGAGCCTAATGCTCATACTTATACGGTCTTAATTGATAGTTCTTCTAAGGAGAGGAACTTTGATGAAGCTAGGAAGCTGTTAGATCAGATGCTGGAAAAAGGTTTGGTTCCTGGTGTGGTCACTTACAATGCGTTAATTGATGGGTACTGTAAAGTAGGAAAAATTTCAGAGGCATTGGAAATTTTGGGGTTGATGGAATCCAATAATTGCAGCCCAAATTCTCGAACGTACAATGAGTTGATTTGTGGGTTTTGTGAAGTGAAAGATATACATCGGGCAATGTCATTGCTTAATAAAATGTTTGAGCGCAACCTATCTCCTACCCTCGTTACATATAATTCGCTAATCCATGGGCAGTGTAGAGCAGGTAATTTGGATAGTGCTTTTAGATTGCTTAATTTGGTGAAGGAAAATGGTCTTGTTCCTGATCAGTGGACTTACAGTATACTTGTAGACACACTATGCAAAAGAGGGAGAGTAGAAGAAGCTTGTGAACTCTTCAATTCCTCCCAGGAAAAAGATCTTAAAGCAAATGAAGTAATATATACTGCTTTGATTGATGGGTACTGCAAAGTTGGGAAGATTGATGAAGCACACTCTTTGTTCAAAAGAATGGTGGATGAGGAATGTCCTCCAAACTCAATCACTTTCAATGTCTTGATAGACAACTTGTGTACTCAGAATAAAGTGCAGGAAGCTTTATCGCTTGTAGATGAAATGATTAAGATGAATTTGAAGCCCACAGTTGAAACATATACAAATCTTATCGTAGAAATGTTGAAAGAGGGTGACATCAATCATGCTAATAAGACTCTTAACCAAATGATATCCTCAGGTTGCCAGCCTGATGTATTTGCGTACACTACATTTGTGCATGCATACTGTAGTCAAGGAAGATTGGAAGAAGCTGAGAATGTGATGGCTAAGATGAAGGAAGAAGGAATTGTTCCTGATTCTTTGGCTTACACATTTTTAATTGATGGATATGGGCGCACGCAATTGCTAGAGTGCTCATTTGATGTTCTCAAGCGAATGTTTGATGCTGGTTGTGAGCCTTCTCATCATACATATgcatttcttttaaaacatcTAGTGAAGGAAACGCTAATGACAAAAAATGGTTGCATTGTTGAAGGTTCATTTGCTCCAGGTTTTGTTtcaaatgatttaattattaatgtCTGGAAGACGCTTGATTTTGATACAGTATCTCTGCTGTTTAAGAAGATGGTTGAACATGGTTGCAAACCTAATATTAATACCTACAGCAAACTTATTACCGGACTTTGCAGGGTGGGGCGGTTGAATGTTGCTCTAATGTTGTTGAATGACTTACAAGAAGGTGGAATGTCTCCCAGTGAGCTTATTTATAACGAACTCCTTAGATGTTGCTGTGAGTTGAAATTATATGAGGAGGCATTGAGTTTGCTATATGACATGGATGAGAATGGCCATTTGGCACATTTGGAGTCCTACAAGCTGCTTATTTGTGGGCTTTGTGACGAAGGCAAAAAAGCAATGGCTGAATCAGTATTTCATACTTTGCTTTGTTGTCAGTATAATTATGATGAAGTAGCCTGGAAAGTTCTTATTGATGGCCTACTTAAGAATGGCTATAATGATGAATGTTCAATGTTTTTGAAAAGTATGGAGAAGAAGGGTTGTCAATTGCATCCTCAGACTTATGCAATGTTGATTGAGGGACTTAATGGAACATAA
- the LOC106754523 gene encoding uncharacterized protein LOC106754523 — protein sequence MGEHLVHVEMVLSTLENKWVANRKKCGFGQTGIKYLSHTISDKGVEMDSEKVKAVMKWGRPKTVKGLRGFWGFVRDYRKIVKSLTELLKKGEFLWNEKIEEAWQSLKQAITTAPVLSVPEFQQPFQIECDA from the coding sequence ATGGGGGAGCACCTAGTACATGTGGAGATGGTGCTATCAACTTTGGAGAACAAATGGGTGGCTAACCGTAAGAAATGTGGGTTCGGGCAAACTGGGATTAAATATTTGAGTCATACCATTTCAGACAAAGGGGTTGAGATGGATTCTGAAAAAGTGAAGGCAGTGATGAAATGGGGCAGGCCAAAAACGGTGAAAGGACTAAGGGGCTTTTGGGGGTTTGTTcgagattacagaaagattgtGAAGTCCCTCACGGAGCTATTAAAGAAAGGAGAGTTTTTGTGGaatgaaaagatagaagaagctTGGCAGAGTTTGAAGCAGGCTATCACGACAGCTCCGGTGCTGTCTGTACCAGAATTCCAACAGCCTTTTCAAATAGAATGTGACGCCTAG